CAGTATTAATGATTTGGTCAAGACATATAAAACCAACAACAAAAATATCGAAAAAAAACCGTTGAACCGGACGAGAACCAGTCGGTCAGACCGAACCGGAACCCGGCCGGTTTACACAGAAAGGAAAGCTCCTTTGCTTCTTTCTCCCGTTCTACCTTTCTTTCTTTCGGTCAGAGAAATCACACAAACCCAACCACAAAACCCTAGCACTGTAAGCCTACACCACCGCCACAAGGGAGGGGCATACTGCCGCCGTCCGTCGCACTCAAAGTTCGCCATCCGTCATCTAGCTTCCCTCGTGCGCCAAGTCTTCAACCCCTGTTCGCTGTCACCGATCACGGTTGCTTCCTCGAGCTCGGCGTCCGTCGTGTTTGTCTGCTCAGCCTCGCTTCCGTCGCCGTTTGTTTGCCGTTCACGTTCGCGTCTTCGTTCGCGTTCTTCGCCGTTCGCGTTCGCTCGGCGTTCACCGTTCGCGTTCACTCGTTGTTCACCGTTCGAGTTCGCGTTCGTCTGGAAGCCACGTTGCTCTGCTTCAAACTCTGCGACCAACCCGCGTGCTCCACTCAGCCGTCGAACTGCTCTCTGTTGTCCCTGCCGTGAGTTCCCTAAACCCGCCACCAGACAATACACTCACACAACAGACAACACCAATACTCTTCTTCAAACTCTGCAATTTCTGATTTCTACTACAATaagtaattatttgatttggtagTGGTTTGGATTTTTTCATAGACTAAATTAAAGTTACAATagttttgttctcttctctatCACATTGAAATTAAgctttggattctcttatttCGTTTTAATTTTACCGCACTcaacatgtttgatgaaatgctttaaCCATATTTCTGATTGGTTTTATAATTTCTAGCTTTTATAATTTCTCTTAGTCAAAGGTTAGTGGTCTGAACTCTTGAAATTTCAAATTACTTAAATatgtaatttctgaaattagGGATTTGTGAATCTGAACTCTGAAGTTAGTGATTGATTTCTGATATGTTACTGGTTCTGTTCTAATATGTGCTTTTGTTACTGATTCTGAAATTGATTAATGGATTTGTTTCTGAAATTGAGTAATGGATTTGTTACTGATTCTGTTCTATGGTCTTATGGATGATTATTGGATTTCTAGCCGTTCTGTTGCTGATTCTAATTTAtggattttgatgattgataaatcttcatgttagtttttaatatttagatatttctttttactatttaacttttgaaattgtattttgataagatcatatgGATTTGATTGATGACACTTTGTTGTTTGAATGctaatttttgttgttgaatgTCCTGTTTGTTGTTGAATGATAATTTTTGTTGCTGAATGCTGAATGCTAAATGCTGTTGGTAATGGTGTTTTTGCTGCTGAATGTCCtgctatttttatttctttggttGTTGCTGAATGTTGGTGGCAGAATTTAGATATGGTCATGttgataattttttgatttttcaatgTGCTGTGGCTAGTCTTTAATTTCATATCTGGTTATGGATACGTCTTTGTTTTGTAGTTGCTGGTTTTGCTTTGATTTGTAGTTGCTAGCTCCTAATTATGCTGGTTTTGCTGCCTTTGTTTGTTGCTGAATGTTGGTGGCAGAATTTAGATATGGTCatgttgataattttttttatttttcattgtgaTGTGGCTggtctttaattttgttttaattaattaaacttttattaatttcagTTATGGATAATAGTATTAATCAAATAGAGATTAATAAAACTTTTATCAAATTTCGAATGATGCtgctaatcctaatcctaatccacCGAAGCAAATTTGCAAcaagttcttgcagattttgatgattgataaatCATTATGTTGGgatttaatatttagatatgtttttttactatttaatttttgagtttgtattttgataagatcatatgGATTAGGTTGATGATATTTTATGTAGTgttttaaatttcgaaaatattttaagatttatattagactataattatattttaggatgtttatttataatttatttattattttattctaaaacggTTTTTTTGGTTGACCACTGGTTGGACCAGTGAACCAGTGACTAAAACGGTTcgatgaccggtccggttcaACTCATCGAGTTTTGAGGATACAATACTAGGGCTTGAAGAAGCCGATATTGGAATCCGTCGAGCTCCGCCTCCGAGTCCGGTGATTTTGTTTGCGTTTTCCCGGCAAATCCAAGACATCACCAGTTGTTGTGGTTGGATAAAAGGTTCCTTCCAATCCTTCTCAGAAACCCAAAGTTTCTTCTCTCCAAAAAAATGGGCGGTATGTCGAACATGCTGTGGTTTTAATTCATAGGTTTCAAATGTAACGGCTTTTGTTTCTACTTTGCTTGCTCGTCTTTTCACTGTTGAAAATGTTTTACATTCGCAGGGATACAGCAGGAAAACAGAGAAGAGAAGGTATCTTTGGAGCTCAGTGAGGAAATTCTTCAGAGCATGGAAGTTGGAATGGCCTTCAAAGACTATGTATGTTAcccttcctttcttttcttgttataAAATTAGGGCTGCAACCTTCAAATTCAGTTCTTTGTCTTCGTAACTCTCTTATTATGCTTTCATTGCTTACCTGTTTATGTTTATCCATGCAGAATTGTAAAATTAGTTCCATGGATTTTCACAGGGCAACCAGCTATCTAGTCACTGCTAGCAATGATGAATCCATTCGTCTCTATGATGTCACTGCCGGAACGTATGCCTCTCTTTCCATTTTAGCCTCCACTGTTTTAGGTTAATCTTTTCTCCACATAATAGTTTGTTCAAGTTTCTAGTGCTAGATTGGAACTCTTAACATTCTTAATGTTATTTAGTTTTCGCAACTAGAAAATTTAACATCCTTTGCAACTAAATGGTTGGGTAGATTGTTGTGTAAATATGcacaattaattattaaacatgtcaagttatttagttatttatttttagtttatttacatATTTTGATGTATCATCCACATCCTTCCTGTTTTTAAGATGTCATAATTGTTACCAGATGTTTGAAGACAATTAACAGCAAGAAGTATGGGGTTGACTTGGTTTGTTTCACGTCTCATCCGACCACTGTCATATACTCATCTAGAAATGGGTGGGATGGTATGTTCCATACCTGTGTCAATTTCCACTGATTTTCGTGCACCCATTACTAATATGATTAGTTGAACCAGAATCTCTGCGGCTTCTATCGTTGCATGATAACAagtatttgagatatttcaaaGGTCATCATGACAGGTTTGCTATTTCCAACTATATGATATAGTGCTCATGTACTATCCATTTTTCCATATAACAAAATGCATACTTATTCTTTTTCCAGGGTTGTCTCACTTAGCTTGTGCTCCCGGAAGGAGTGCTTTATTTCTGGATCTCTTGATCGAACTGTTTTACTATGGGATCAAAGGGCCGAGAAATGCCAGGTATGGCATTTGCATCTCTGCTTGTTTATATCCTGTATATCTTCATGTATCTAATACATGTAACTCTTTTAGGGGATTCTTACTTACTTTATAAACAAAATAGGGACTTTTACGTGTACAAGGAAGGCCTGCTATTTCATATGATGATCAAGGGCTTGTTTTTGCAATTGCCTTTGGAGGATACATAAGAATGTTTGATGCACGCAAGTATGAAAAGGTAAGCAAATTTTGCACAAGAATACGTATAAAACTTGGTTCTTACATTGGTTTTATAATTTGGAGTATTAATTATGATATACTCTAATTATCTCATATGGTAAAATTCACTCTACAGGGTCCCTTTGAGATCTTTTCTGTTGGGGGAGATATTTCTGATGCAAATACAGTGAAATTTAGTAACGATGGGAGACTCATGCTTTTAACAACTGCAGATGGGCATATTCATGTTCTTGATTCATTTCGTGGCACACTTGTTAGTATCTTTGTTACTTAAACTCAGTTCACTTCTACttaagtttttatttatatatgcttTGATAGGATTTCTGTGTGACTGTTCTTCTGtcatatgtatatagttatcaACATATAATGTCACACCTGTCTCGTGCAACTCCACGTTAGAAGCTTCTTTCAGTCCAGAGGGAATGTTTGTAATATCCGGTAAGCACTTTTGCATCAATGGAAAATTGTCAGTTCATGATTCACTTGTTCGTGCATTATTGCTAGCACAAAGTGGTTTAAGCTCTACTAACCTTAATCAGATTGAAGGAATGCTGAAGTTTTATTtacttcttgttttttttttgctttaaatTGTGTTTTGAAGAGACTAGAAATTTTAGAAGCAATGTAACTTTAAAATGTCTTGCATcctgccatttattttcaacTAACTTTTTCAATCCTCTCAGCTTGGTATGAGATCCAGTTATTCTCTGCTTACTGTTTATGCTAAATGATGATTATTATACTAAATTTACATTCTACTGGACCTTTACAGGTTCTGGGGATGGCAGCATTTATGCATGGAGTGTTCGAAGTGGTAAAGAGGTAAAGATTAGCTACAGGATTTAGCCAGTGTACAGATAGTTAATCTAAAATCATATGCTTAATTGCGTCATATATGTTTAACTTTACATGATAAAGCATGTTCTTTCAGTTTTCTCTTTCCTATCCTTTTTTGCTAAGAACCTTGTGGAATGTGCTATGATATCCCCAACAAATATTTAAGTGGAAGATAGCtctcttaaattaattaactaataattgATTTCTGTCATCTTTTTctcctttgatttatttcccAGAAAACACCAAATATTGAAATcacatataaaatttaatttaaatatttttttttcatacatAAACTGAAATGTAATATTTGCAGTCAAATCAATCACTTATATACAAACTCACACCTAAAATAGTGTTTGGCATCAAAATCTTATTGAATGACAGTTAAATGTAAATCTCTCCAATGCTATATGTAATTCCAACCGAACTTCAACGTTTATAGTTATACCCTGCTTGTATAGGTTGGTAGCTGGAGGAGTGCAACTGCTGATACTGGACCACCGGTGATAAAATGGGCACCGGGAAGTCTCATGTTCGCAACCGGATCTTCTGAGCTATCATTTTGGGTCCCAGATTTGTCTAAGTTGGGATCTTATGTTGGAAGAAAGTAAAAGCCATACATGATGGAGGTTCTGTTTGCCCCCACAGGCCCACAACTGACTGAAAGATACTAGACTATGATGGGGGGTAACAAATAAGGGtgagtttttcttattttgactGGTTCACCAAACACACCCTTAGTGACAAACTTTGCCTGTGTGACCGTGTATATAGAAGTATatcattatataaaaatctcaatGAATCAAAATGAAGTTATTATGTCCTTTGGCTCTTcagttgtaacttgtttctcttttttcatcatcactAGATGAAAATTATCAGGTATAGTCAAGCTTGTTCTCTCACTACTCAAGATTTCATTTGAGCACTTGTTAAGGTCGAATTTTGTTTCTATCATTAAATTATGTCAGCATTATTACGATGTACGAAATataagaacataaaaaaaagttttttataaGTCGTAATAATAGAAAGCATGAATATTATGACTAATCAAGAAATTTAAGTTAAAATTGAGTGTGTTAAGACCACATTAATGTTAAAATCTTTGAACCTTTTAAAGTTAAGAAAGATAAGTAGTCTTGCTTTCTATATGTACAGCAATATAGCAGTGAATAGCTTGCTTTCAAAAGCAAATCTGTAAAGTGTAAACGGTGTGTACTGCTTTAGAAAACACCGGTCAATTGTTTCTAGAAGAATGACATACATTGgtaatttaaatttcttaattttttgtttggaaatcaacataataattttacgatttaactaatttgtcttttaataatacattttaaaatataataataagaatttttttatgctttatgttctaataaatttttagaaaatatttttttatgatatatttaacatatactcttaaaatataatttagcaaaattcataattttattgtCGGAGTTGTTACAATCATTGTCAAGGATATCACTAGTGGATAAGCCGATAAGGATTGAGTGCCcgtttgaaaaattttagaagtaatttttttttaatttttgatttatgaaaagtagtagtattaatgtctggtataatttttaaaattaaattgtaactttttaagaagttatttatgagtttatagagaagtaaaaaaaaatgatttttctcataatacttctatttttcatcatatttttataaaataaatataaaataatttatttataaattacttttaatagagtcatttattatttaagttattttattaaaaatagtttaattaagtTGGTTATCCAAATTGAACGTGAGTAGTTGACGAAAAGAAGGGAAAAAGGGTTAACAGTTGTTGCCTTGTTGGCTAGATTGCAGGGACCATTTTAGATACAACGCTCGTTAAACATTTTTATCTTGTGTCCAACATGTCTCGTGCGTCTAATAATTTGCACGAGGTGCACCTCATTcagaattatatatattctcaTTGCCagatgcatttttttctttttaaaataaaagaaaacctGCTCTAATCTGACGCACTTATACCCCCACTTGGCCACTGCCCACTTGAGTCTTGATAACATGCTACTGACTCAACCATCTACGTACTTGATGGTGAAGCAACAAGCAAGTAGCAGCCATGCCCCTCATTTTATATAGAAgcagaaaaatagaaattatttttttaatatagagaAGAAGATAGTATTTTGTTTGAATATTAATATCTAAAGCGTATTACAGTATTGtggatatataaaaaaatgttcaaCATGCACTTTACGTATTATTAGAATGTTGACACGTATTTAACACACTCCGTATGTTGCGAAGATGATAACACATATCCAACATGCATTCTACGTGTACAATATACGTCCTGTGTGTTGACTCTCTACCTGCAAAATCTATTCATTTATAATTacattaaataattctatttttaacaaaaatactaatatattttttatataaaaaaattaatcgcAGAAAAATGACATTTTATATAAAAGTGTTTCTAagagataatatttttattttattaaaaaatataaaataaaattttattcttaaataaaactcaaataacAGATCTTgtaataaattaatcttttatctattcaattaaaaatatcatacaTGAATTTTCAAGAATGCTGATGAGGGAGTGGACCTACTGTCTGACAATAATTAAATGAGCCCATTTCTGGGTCTCACTATATACAGagcaaaataaatttattgaaaaaaaagatataaaggTGAAAATCACAGATAACTGAAAGTAAAATGATAACTTAAGACTATTTAAGTAAAATAaactattatttatatttacgAATATTTAAAACGTTaataaatttatctaaaaaaacaaaattgattttatatgttagatatgtcattttgaaaaatatatgttaatttttaGAATCTCGCTAAAGTGCTAATAAAGAATCTTGATAATATGTACAATGGGTTAGTTATTTAGTCTAATagagataaataataaattcaaaaactcTCATTCAGTTATttcacatcaaattttaaatttttaaaaaatctaattagttatttcaaaaaattaaccatGTGAAATCTTAATTTATTAAAGCATTTCACTCCAATACTATCTTCTTTTTCAACCGGCGGCCATCCCACATTCATTAATAATCATTCCATTTCACCGTTGATACTTGGCTTGCCACACGCCACTCACCCTTAGTAAAAATAACCATCTGCTTAAGGATAAAAATCGTCATCTGCAtacctaatgaattgaacatctaacatattttaattatatataactaaacctaattttaatcaaaataatcatctacataaaaattaaaataaccatctgcATACCTACTAAAATGACAATCCTAAATTGACtgttaaaatagaagaagaagatgaattaaacagaaaaaacaACTATTATGGTAAAACATAGTTTTGAAGGACTAGACATGACAAAAGCGGCATTGTTGTAAAGCATATGACTCAAATTATGAAAGAAGCTAACTATATTTGGATTCGGAAAAAAAAAGTGTGGTGGTATCATCGGTGAGAAGAGGCTTGAAGAAATGGGAGAAAGCGAAACCAGTTCGGAAGAGAGGCGCGAAACCAACGGCAACAACGTTAGGCGTCGGAGGGCGAGGCGCATCGAGTTGACCGGCGGAGGTGAGGACGGTGTGGATGGGAGAATGCAGTGGCGTGCCGGCGAGGAATTCAGTGACGCAAGGTGAGAACTGGAGAAGATAACAGTGAGTTTTTGACGTGTATTAGAAATTACAGTAAGATTAGAAATAACTATACATAATGTGAATTGGTTTAAATgctaatcctaatttttaaaatttaaaattaaataattaattaatgatctaatttttaattatatttttttaattcattgtacacaattaatattaattcttaatattttctctaatttttataatggTCATGATTATAGTATTTAAAATGGCCatataattcaataatatttaaatatatagttAAAACTGACGGTAGAGATTAAAACTAAAAGTTCTTAATTTTTATTGGACTaaagttaaaagaaaaattttatagGGATTAAAACCAAAAAGCATGTATTTACTAGAGAGAAAAAACTAATGGCATAAAGtaaaaccaaaattttttaaattttattagaccAAAACTGGAAAACAAATATTTTGAAAGAAATTCAAAACCTTGAAAATACTATATCTCATGAAGCTTTTAAAAATTGTCATTATGATAGTAATTTTTCATGAAAAATACTCAAGGGCAAtcgaatttattatttttgtttattagctaacaatctaatttttttagtctgataatttaataatatatttttaattcacatatttattaaatattaatgtataacagataataaaaaataataaattctactaACATATTACATTCCtcttttttcatattttgaCGATTCACTTTATcttcaattaaattaaataatagacTTTAAAGGGGAAACGGGGAAATTATGAATGtggagggaaaaaaaaaagaaaaagaaagtgaaaaaaagaaaatgtgaaTATATGATCATATTTAGAATAATCAGAAAAGGTGACTTTAAATATTATACACATCATAACATAAGTATTATAGAAATAAGTGAAT
The genomic region above belongs to Arachis duranensis cultivar V14167 chromosome 3, aradu.V14167.gnm2.J7QH, whole genome shotgun sequence and contains:
- the LOC107480978 gene encoding protein ANTHESIS POMOTING FACTOR 1, which translates into the protein MGGIQQENREEKVSLELSEEILQSMEVGMAFKDYNCKISSMDFHRATSYLVTASNDESIRLYDVTAGTCLKTINSKKYGVDLVCFTSHPTTVIYSSRNGWDESLRLLSLHDNKYLRYFKGHHDRVVSLSLCSRKECFISGSLDRTVLLWDQRAEKCQGLLRVQGRPAISYDDQGLVFAIAFGGYIRMFDARKYEKGPFEIFSVGGDISDANTVKFSNDGRLMLLTTADGHIHVLDSFRGTLLSTYNVTPVSCNSTLEASFSPEGMFVISGSGDGSIYAWSVRSGKEVGSWRSATADTGPPVIKWAPGSLMFATGSSELSFWVPDLSKLGSYVGRK